Proteins from one Gimesia maris genomic window:
- the sppA gene encoding signal peptide peptidase SppA, whose product MQEEQASAEKTGSKVGESRLSTPPTRRWITRGLVLLLMLSVLLNLGFYAWYQEYFTIAGGPTEQFETGDQFASDKIAIISITGTIMPPFTERILESIKTAHEDKQVKGILLEIDSPGGLVADSHQIYHRLVELRKKKPIVVSMKRMAASGGYYVAMGAGEEGVIFAEPTTWTGSLGVIIPRFDLSGLAEKVGVVSDPLKTGEFKDALNPFREMTQRERDIWDHILDESYQRFLNIITDNRKDLDYEQVKKLATGQIYPATDARENGLIDEIGYQEDALARLQEMTNLKKVRVIRYRHPVTLADILLGSAEASQVENRKQALLDSTVPRAMYFASWLGEVPGLQ is encoded by the coding sequence ATGCAGGAAGAACAGGCATCAGCAGAGAAGACCGGATCAAAGGTGGGAGAAAGCCGTCTCTCAACACCGCCAACAAGACGGTGGATCACGCGCGGCCTGGTTCTGTTATTGATGCTCTCCGTACTTTTAAACCTGGGGTTTTATGCCTGGTATCAGGAATACTTCACCATCGCAGGCGGTCCCACAGAGCAGTTTGAGACTGGAGATCAGTTTGCCTCTGATAAAATCGCGATCATCTCGATAACGGGCACGATCATGCCGCCGTTTACGGAGCGGATTCTGGAATCGATCAAAACCGCGCATGAAGATAAGCAGGTCAAAGGCATCCTGCTGGAAATTGACAGTCCCGGCGGTCTGGTTGCCGACAGCCATCAGATATACCATCGTCTGGTGGAATTACGTAAAAAGAAACCCATTGTCGTTTCCATGAAACGGATGGCTGCTTCCGGCGGTTATTATGTTGCGATGGGGGCTGGTGAAGAGGGAGTGATCTTTGCAGAGCCGACCACCTGGACCGGTTCGCTGGGTGTGATCATACCCCGTTTTGATTTGAGTGGTCTGGCTGAGAAAGTGGGGGTCGTATCTGACCCTTTGAAAACGGGAGAATTTAAGGATGCCTTGAATCCGTTTCGGGAGATGACCCAACGGGAACGGGATATCTGGGACCATATTCTGGATGAATCGTATCAGCGATTTTTGAATATCATTACCGACAACCGTAAAGATCTTGATTATGAACAGGTAAAGAAGCTGGCCACCGGGCAGATTTATCCGGCGACGGATGCCAGGGAGAACGGGCTGATTGATGAAATTGGCTACCAGGAAGATGCGCTGGCCCGATTACAGGAAATGACAAATCTCAAGAAAGTGCGTGTGATAAGATACCGACATCCTGTTACACTGGCAGATATACTGCTTGGTTCAGCAGAAGCCAGTCAGGTGGAAAATCGAAAGCAGGCGCTGCTGGATTCGACAGTACCGCGCGCCATGTATTTTGCTTCCTGGCTGGGAGAAGTACCCGGTTTGCAATAA
- a CDS encoding tetratricopeptide repeat protein has translation MFAQEEPVSPPQDPFLNDPTMYEGPSPLWSFLESGFAFLYLLFWVWMLVDCLRKDPDRFLWFWVILIFQPFGALIYFFLRWLPTNQFQLPEFARPLLRQRRLNELETAAMQIGNAYQFVRWGDALKDAGVFQKSLAAYQQALAKEPDNLQALWGAAQMKMKFKDFQEAQSLCQKVLAIDAEYKFGDVSLMYCKTICELDTPEKAREQLVVHTKRWRQPEALYLLATLEAEAGDHQTARKTLQSMLLDINGSPRGIARKFVRWKSKAKRLLNKLPKA, from the coding sequence ATGTTTGCACAAGAAGAACCCGTTTCTCCTCCCCAGGATCCGTTCCTGAATGACCCGACGATGTATGAAGGTCCTTCACCACTCTGGTCATTTCTGGAGAGCGGGTTTGCATTCCTGTACCTGCTGTTCTGGGTCTGGATGCTCGTGGATTGTCTCAGGAAAGATCCGGACCGATTTCTGTGGTTCTGGGTGATCCTGATATTTCAGCCTTTCGGCGCGCTGATCTATTTCTTTCTCCGCTGGCTGCCGACAAATCAGTTTCAACTACCGGAGTTTGCCAGACCTTTGCTGCGGCAGCGTCGATTGAATGAACTGGAGACCGCAGCAATGCAGATTGGCAATGCCTACCAGTTTGTACGCTGGGGAGATGCGTTGAAAGATGCGGGCGTCTTTCAGAAAAGCCTGGCTGCCTACCAGCAGGCATTAGCCAAAGAACCCGACAACCTGCAGGCGCTGTGGGGGGCCGCGCAAATGAAAATGAAGTTCAAAGACTTCCAGGAAGCGCAGTCGCTCTGCCAGAAAGTACTGGCCATCGATGCGGAATATAAGTTCGGCGATGTTTCACTGATGTATTGCAAAACAATCTGCGAACTGGATACACCGGAAAAGGCGCGGGAGCAACTTGTGGTTCATACAAAGCGCTGGCGTCAGCCTGAAGCGTTGTATCTGCTGGCGACTCTGGAAGCAGAAGCAGGCGACCATCAGACCGCCCGGAAGACATTGCAGTCGATGCTGCTGGATATCAATGGCAGTCCCCGGGGAATCGCCCGCAAATTTGTTCGCTGGAAAAGCAAAGCGAAACGGCTCTTGAATAAACTTCCCAAAGCATAA
- a CDS encoding alpha/beta hydrolase, with the protein MQLLRSQLHSVLTVTIAVLLLVVCSNGLAQNQKPKKKQPPFQWVNELKQKIPGVQHATFHSPSMNLDVGYCIYLPPQYKAAGNEQKRFPVVYYLHGGRPGSETKSVRLAQQMHQHISEGEVAPMIYVFVNGGPVSHYNMADRNNAMGEDVFVKELIPHIDATYRTIADRKGRGIEGFSQGGRGTTRIMFKYPQLFGSAAPGGAGHSTEKRISEENGQESPGLVFAKGDNTYDLARKYARHPEPELPILIHVGTKGFNYQNNLAYMDFLKSLKIPFGKLIVPDVPHNAVKIYEKDGLKIMKFHAENFRKASQQ; encoded by the coding sequence ATGCAACTCCTGCGCTCTCAGCTTCATTCAGTCTTAACAGTCACGATCGCAGTTTTGCTGCTCGTGGTTTGCAGCAACGGGTTGGCTCAAAATCAGAAGCCGAAGAAAAAACAGCCGCCGTTCCAGTGGGTGAATGAACTCAAACAGAAAATTCCGGGAGTGCAACATGCCACCTTTCACAGCCCTTCCATGAACCTGGATGTAGGCTACTGCATCTATCTGCCTCCCCAGTACAAAGCAGCGGGAAACGAACAAAAACGTTTTCCTGTGGTCTACTACCTGCACGGCGGTCGTCCCGGCAGTGAAACTAAAAGTGTACGTCTGGCACAGCAGATGCATCAGCATATTTCTGAAGGTGAAGTGGCACCGATGATCTATGTGTTTGTCAACGGCGGCCCTGTGAGCCACTACAATATGGCCGACCGAAATAATGCGATGGGGGAAGATGTCTTTGTGAAAGAATTGATTCCCCATATCGATGCCACTTATCGTACCATCGCGGACCGCAAAGGCCGGGGCATTGAAGGCTTTTCACAAGGGGGGCGTGGGACAACCAGAATCATGTTTAAATATCCGCAACTCTTCGGTTCGGCAGCACCCGGTGGCGCCGGTCATTCGACCGAAAAGCGAATCTCGGAAGAGAACGGACAGGAAAGCCCCGGACTGGTATTTGCGAAAGGGGACAACACATACGACCTGGCACGGAAGTACGCCCGTCATCCGGAACCGGAGCTCCCGATTCTGATTCATGTCGGCACGAAAGGCTTTAACTATCAGAATAATCTTGCGTATATGGATTTTCTGAAGTCACTGAAGATTCCGTTCGGAAAACTCATCGTCCCCGATGTCCCCCACAACGCGGTCAAAATCTACGAAAAGGATGGTTTGAAAATCATGAAGTTCCATGCAGAGAATTTCCGCAAAGCCAGTCAGCAGTAA
- a CDS encoding UbiD family decarboxylase — protein MGYRGLRACVNDLEQTGQLIRIEQEIDANLEAAEIQRRIYQAGGPAIFFANVKDCRFPMVSNLFGTLERTRYIFRDALQAVNHLVELKVDPSRFWKHPFRYKSVPFSLLHMLPRSRRTGPVMENQIRISDLPQLKSWPDDGGPFITLPQVYTESPRRGGLMNSNLGMYRVQLGGNEYQPDQQIGMHYQIHRSIGVHHAEAIEKGEPLKVNIFVGGSPAMTLSAVMPLPEGLSELTFAGALSKRAIRMVKNKNGLPIYADADFCITGWIDSEKLLPEGPFGDHLGYYSLAHPFPVMNVESVYHRNDAIWPFTVVGRPPQEDTAFGAIIHEITGPAIPSVIPGVRQVNAVDAAGVHPLLLAIGSERYTPYDQERKPQEILTNANAILGQGQLSLAKYLLIVAREDRPDLDAEEIEEFLSHLLERIDWKRDLHFQTCTTIDTLDYSGTGFNSGSKVVMAAAGPVKRKLPTEIPADCSLPAGFSHPCLCRPGIVAVKAPAYQEHNQDLRRFSAELPSSHSLNQFPLIVLVDDSEFTAASLNNFLWTVFTRSNPASDIDGIDAFTENKHWGCRGALVIDARIKPWHAPPLIEDPEITHRVDQLGAPGGPLHGII, from the coding sequence ATGGGATACCGTGGACTGCGTGCATGCGTCAATGACCTGGAACAAACAGGCCAGTTAATTCGAATCGAACAGGAAATCGATGCGAATCTCGAAGCGGCAGAAATCCAGCGTCGCATCTATCAGGCAGGCGGCCCGGCAATCTTCTTCGCCAATGTCAAAGACTGCCGCTTTCCCATGGTCAGTAATCTGTTTGGTACCCTGGAACGCACGCGTTATATTTTTCGAGATGCTTTACAGGCTGTTAACCATCTGGTTGAACTGAAAGTAGATCCTTCCCGGTTCTGGAAACATCCTTTCCGATACAAAAGTGTTCCTTTTTCCCTGCTCCACATGCTGCCCCGCTCGCGCAGAACCGGGCCCGTGATGGAGAATCAGATTCGCATCAGCGATCTGCCTCAACTCAAAAGCTGGCCTGATGACGGCGGCCCCTTTATCACGCTGCCGCAGGTTTATACAGAATCCCCCCGACGGGGCGGCCTCATGAATTCCAATCTGGGAATGTACCGCGTTCAACTGGGAGGGAATGAATACCAGCCGGATCAGCAGATCGGTATGCATTACCAGATTCATCGCAGTATCGGCGTGCATCATGCAGAAGCGATCGAAAAAGGAGAGCCGCTCAAAGTCAATATTTTCGTTGGCGGAAGTCCTGCCATGACGCTTTCAGCGGTGATGCCTTTACCCGAAGGACTTTCCGAACTGACCTTCGCCGGCGCCCTGAGCAAACGCGCCATCAGAATGGTGAAGAACAAAAACGGGCTGCCCATTTATGCAGATGCCGACTTCTGCATTACCGGCTGGATCGATTCCGAAAAACTCTTACCGGAAGGCCCGTTCGGCGATCACCTGGGCTACTACAGTCTGGCACATCCGTTTCCGGTGATGAATGTAGAATCCGTCTATCATCGCAATGATGCCATCTGGCCTTTCACGGTTGTCGGCAGACCTCCACAGGAAGACACCGCCTTCGGTGCCATCATCCATGAAATTACAGGTCCTGCAATCCCTTCGGTTATTCCCGGCGTGCGACAAGTCAATGCCGTCGACGCGGCTGGCGTACATCCCCTGCTCCTGGCGATTGGCAGCGAACGCTATACCCCTTACGATCAGGAGCGAAAGCCTCAGGAAATTCTGACGAACGCCAATGCGATTCTCGGACAGGGACAATTGAGCCTCGCAAAATATCTGTTGATTGTCGCCCGGGAAGATCGCCCCGATCTGGATGCAGAAGAGATTGAGGAATTCCTGTCTCATCTGCTCGAACGGATTGACTGGAAACGTGATCTGCATTTTCAGACCTGCACGACCATCGATACGCTGGATTACTCAGGAACCGGATTCAATTCGGGATCCAAAGTCGTCATGGCGGCGGCCGGACCGGTGAAACGAAAACTGCCGACAGAGATTCCAGCAGACTGTTCCCTGCCCGCTGGTTTCTCACATCCCTGTCTCTGTCGACCGGGAATCGTAGCCGTCAAAGCACCTGCATACCAGGAACACAATCAGGACCTGCGTCGGTTCTCGGCGGAACTGCCATCCAGTCATTCTTTGAACCAGTTCCCGCTGATCGTGCTCGTCGATGACAGTGAATTTACCGCGGCCAGCCTCAACAATTTTTTATGGACGGTTTTCACACGCTCCAATCCCGCCAGCGACATTGACGGAATTGATGCCTTTACGGAGAACAAGCACTGGGGCTGCAGAGGTGCTCTGGTGATCGATGCCCGGATTAAACCCTGGCACGCCCCACCTCTGATTGAAGACCCCGAGATCACCCACCGCGTAGATCAACTGGGCGCCCCCGGCGGCCCACTGCATGGAATCATTTAA
- a CDS encoding metallophosphoesterase: MMNLVPLWCLVSIFIPAFIIYDAPGCACSCFICSEALLENKYMEVWINGLILIMLSIGHAELWITFLNRTHALPVHEPTLKKTRHITYVMLLGFPIVLFVAVGLYSPGVLRGGEWSQLAFWWKPVLILCSLGFLGFLVSVFRHLVYRVPRRQSESHSEMIDIRERLGHELIGDGPYHYLAGLPFNEIFNVEFSHKTFVLDRLPTAWEGLKILHLSDLHFSGTLTRDYFCELCRIGRESKPDLIIFSGDLVDQMHCLDWLDETLGQLEAPLGRYFILGNHDWNQLSEQIRTSLSGLGWIDVSSQTVQLEHAGHSLLIAGTEVPWMGQHPELPAQVGEESADFQLLVSHTPDNYYWACSQGYDLVLAGHTHGGQVRLPFIGPVFAPSVHGTRYTSGTFYRKSTLMHVSRGVSGIHPLRFLCRPEFSLLTLFTGR; this comes from the coding sequence ATGATGAATCTGGTACCACTCTGGTGTCTGGTTTCTATTTTCATTCCCGCTTTCATTATCTATGATGCGCCGGGTTGTGCCTGTTCGTGTTTTATCTGTTCGGAAGCTCTTTTAGAAAACAAATACATGGAAGTTTGGATCAATGGCCTGATTTTGATCATGTTATCAATTGGCCATGCAGAGCTCTGGATCACATTCCTTAACCGTACGCATGCTCTGCCGGTTCATGAACCAACTCTCAAAAAAACACGGCATATTACTTACGTCATGCTGCTGGGTTTTCCAATCGTTTTGTTTGTTGCGGTGGGTCTGTACTCTCCCGGAGTGTTGCGCGGCGGAGAATGGAGCCAGCTCGCCTTCTGGTGGAAGCCTGTTTTAATTCTCTGCAGTCTTGGATTTCTAGGGTTTCTGGTTTCTGTTTTCAGGCATCTGGTCTATCGAGTTCCCCGTCGTCAGTCAGAGAGCCATTCAGAGATGATTGACATCCGTGAACGGCTGGGGCACGAGTTGATTGGGGATGGACCCTATCACTATCTCGCTGGCCTCCCTTTCAATGAAATCTTCAATGTGGAATTTTCTCACAAAACATTCGTCTTGGATCGACTGCCGACAGCGTGGGAAGGTCTGAAAATCCTGCATTTGAGCGACCTGCATTTCTCAGGAACATTGACACGAGATTATTTTTGCGAACTGTGTCGAATCGGCCGGGAATCCAAACCGGATCTGATTATTTTTTCTGGCGACCTGGTCGATCAGATGCATTGCCTGGACTGGCTGGACGAAACGCTGGGGCAACTGGAAGCGCCCCTGGGGCGATATTTTATCCTGGGGAATCATGACTGGAATCAGCTGAGTGAGCAGATACGAACGTCGCTGAGTGGTCTGGGCTGGATTGACGTTTCTTCGCAAACAGTTCAACTGGAACATGCGGGCCATTCGCTGCTGATTGCGGGAACGGAAGTCCCCTGGATGGGGCAGCATCCAGAGTTACCTGCTCAGGTGGGAGAAGAATCGGCGGATTTTCAGCTGCTGGTCAGCCACACACCCGATAATTATTACTGGGCCTGTTCGCAGGGATACGACCTGGTGCTTGCCGGACATACGCATGGAGGCCAGGTTAGACTGCCTTTCATCGGGCCGGTGTTTGCCCCCAGCGTGCACGGGACCCGTTATACCAGCGGTACATTCTACCGGAAATCAACGTTGATGCATGTCAGCCGAGGGGTCTCTGGAATTCATCCCTTGAGATTCTTATGCAGACCGGAATTCAGTCTGTTGACACTGTTTACGGGCAGATAA
- a CDS encoding exonuclease/endonuclease/phosphatase family protein, producing the protein MAEKSKKKTSLVKSWKLRGLALLLIGLMGGGMFHFDIVKPKQVTRWVSDIISSTVSPSTPSDWDATEIDLPRSDETIRIATFNIQVFGHSKMQKPEVPQILARIIQQFDVVAVQEIRALDQSFLDEFLKILNAGEQQYGCLVGPRQGRTASKEQYAYFYNTARITVNEKWTYTVIDKYDKLHRPPYVAHFRTLSPSSSNPFTFSLINIHTDPDETDQELNVLDDVYRVVANDGSQEDDVILLGDLNVDDQHLGELGQVSDIMWTVSKTPTNTRKSKQYDNILFSRRRSQEFTGKSGVYDFRTRFKLSEKEALTVSDHLPIWAEFHISENGAVRQASAAQPVQR; encoded by the coding sequence ATGGCCGAAAAGTCTAAAAAGAAAACGTCTCTCGTCAAATCATGGAAACTACGCGGACTGGCGCTGCTGCTCATCGGCCTGATGGGTGGAGGCATGTTCCATTTCGATATTGTCAAACCGAAACAGGTTACGCGCTGGGTCTCCGATATTATCTCTTCGACGGTCTCTCCGTCGACTCCCTCTGACTGGGATGCAACAGAGATTGATCTGCCCCGCTCCGATGAAACGATCCGCATCGCCACCTTTAACATTCAGGTGTTTGGACATAGCAAGATGCAGAAACCGGAAGTTCCTCAGATCCTGGCCCGCATCATTCAGCAGTTTGACGTCGTCGCCGTCCAGGAAATTCGTGCACTGGATCAGTCATTTCTGGATGAGTTCCTGAAGATCCTCAATGCAGGAGAACAGCAGTACGGCTGTCTGGTCGGCCCCCGCCAGGGTCGCACGGCCAGCAAGGAACAGTACGCCTACTTCTATAATACAGCGCGAATTACCGTCAATGAAAAATGGACCTACACCGTCATCGATAAATACGACAAATTACATCGCCCGCCGTACGTTGCGCATTTCCGGACCCTCAGTCCTTCCAGCAGCAATCCCTTTACGTTTTCCCTGATTAATATCCACACAGATCCGGATGAGACCGATCAGGAATTGAATGTTCTGGACGACGTTTACCGGGTCGTCGCCAATGATGGCAGCCAGGAAGATGACGTCATTCTGCTGGGTGACCTGAATGTCGATGATCAGCACCTGGGAGAACTGGGGCAGGTTTCGGACATTATGTGGACCGTTTCGAAAACACCCACCAATACCAGAAAGTCGAAACAGTACGATAACATTCTCTTCAGTCGCCGTCGATCTCAGGAATTTACGGGCAAGTCTGGTGTTTATGATTTTCGAACCCGGTTCAAACTGTCAGAGAAAGAAGCACTGACCGTTTCTGATCATCTCCCGATCTGGGCGGAATTTCATATCTCCGAAAACGGGGCCGTCAGACAGGCATCTGCCGCACAGCCTGTACAGCGTTGA
- a CDS encoding glycosyltransferase family 4 protein encodes MSYRLTIVVPSLSLGGAEGVAAMMANHWAKQEQAVTLITLDSAETDTFALEEGVQRIALDLMQDSGNLFQAISNNRLRINYLQAAIARSQPDVVISLTDRMNVLTLLATGKMRCPVFISERSDPRHHPIGRLWSFLRKRTYPRARTLVVQTQGVADFCRQWLKSTHIEVIPNAVPVPRSPEVPAVSAETLAVRTPSNVILGLGRLSHEKGFDRLLDAFASLAAEFPDWRLRILGEGPLRELLQEQINKRGLQEQVELPGWTAEPELQLDQGAIFVLPSRYEGFPNALLQAMSRGLACISYDCESGPAEMIRSETNGLLVPADSVSELAQALKRLMGDEALRHRLAVAALQVTERFSVEKYFLHWEQLIDQAISESKT; translated from the coding sequence TTGTCTTATCGTTTGACCATCGTAGTTCCTTCTCTGAGCCTGGGAGGGGCCGAGGGAGTTGCAGCGATGATGGCCAATCATTGGGCAAAGCAGGAGCAGGCAGTGACTCTGATCACCCTCGATTCTGCAGAAACCGATACCTTTGCGCTGGAGGAAGGCGTGCAGCGAATTGCGCTGGATCTCATGCAGGATTCGGGAAATCTGTTCCAGGCTATCTCCAATAACAGGTTGCGAATTAATTACCTGCAGGCGGCGATTGCCCGATCCCAACCAGATGTTGTGATCAGCTTGACAGATCGAATGAATGTGTTAACGCTGCTGGCGACCGGCAAGATGCGCTGTCCGGTTTTCATCTCAGAACGCTCCGACCCACGACATCATCCGATCGGCAGACTCTGGTCCTTCCTGCGAAAGCGAACCTATCCGCGCGCGCGTACCCTGGTTGTTCAAACTCAGGGAGTGGCTGATTTCTGCAGACAGTGGTTGAAATCGACTCACATCGAAGTGATTCCGAATGCGGTGCCTGTACCTCGATCGCCGGAAGTCCCCGCTGTTTCGGCTGAAACACTTGCTGTACGAACTCCTTCCAATGTGATTCTTGGTCTGGGGCGTCTTTCTCATGAGAAAGGCTTTGATCGTCTTCTGGATGCTTTTGCTTCCTTAGCGGCAGAATTTCCGGATTGGCGGTTACGCATTCTGGGGGAAGGACCCTTGCGCGAATTGCTGCAGGAGCAAATCAACAAACGGGGACTGCAGGAACAGGTCGAGTTGCCGGGCTGGACGGCCGAACCTGAACTGCAACTGGACCAGGGAGCCATCTTCGTATTACCTTCCCGATATGAAGGCTTTCCTAATGCACTCCTGCAGGCAATGTCACGCGGCCTGGCTTGTATCAGTTATGACTGTGAGAGCGGACCCGCTGAGATGATACGATCTGAGACCAATGGTCTGCTGGTTCCTGCGGACAGTGTTTCAGAACTTGCGCAGGCATTGAAACGCCTGATGGGGGATGAAGCACTTCGACATCGGCTGGCTGTCGCGGCACTGCAGGTAACAGAACGTTTTTCTGTAGAGAAATACTTTCTGCATTGGGAGCAACTGATTGATCAGGCTATTTCCGAAAGTAAAACATGA
- a CDS encoding DNA polymerase ligase N-terminal domain-containing protein: protein MMQQYVILHHDHPEVHWDLMLEEEGVLKTWRLPAPPEIDPASDETSMNLTAESLPDHRLVYLEYEGPVSGERGTVARWDKGSFTLLEKKAGLYVALLTGEQLAGRVTLQQTDQESIWDLNYTPFF, encoded by the coding sequence ATGATGCAACAATACGTAATACTCCACCACGACCATCCCGAAGTACACTGGGATTTGATGTTGGAAGAGGAAGGGGTTCTCAAAACCTGGAGACTGCCGGCACCGCCTGAGATCGACCCTGCTTCCGATGAAACGTCGATGAATCTGACCGCCGAGTCATTGCCCGATCATCGACTGGTTTACCTGGAGTATGAAGGACCCGTCAGTGGAGAGCGGGGCACAGTGGCTCGTTGGGATAAGGGATCTTTCACGCTCCTGGAAAAAAAAGCAGGCCTGTATGTTGCATTGCTGACAGGTGAACAACTTGCCGGACGCGTCACGTTGCAGCAGACCGATCAGGAATCCATCTGGGATCTGAACTACACCCCTTTTTTCTGA
- the gltX gene encoding glutamate--tRNA ligase, which yields MSTVRTRFAPSPTGYMHIGGMRTALFNWLWARHNGGQFILRIDDTDQERNLSEALGPILQAFKWLGLDWDEGPEVGGEYGPYFQSERNELYRAAVDQLLAAGKAYRDYDTPEQIQADREAASREKKNYLNIRRSLELTESEQEQYAAEGRPSVVRLLVPRDQKIQIDDAVRGHVEFDAGLMPDPVILRGNGTPLYNLATVIDDAQMQISHVIRAEEHLSNTPVQVLIYQALGYELPQFAHIPFVAAPGGKEKLSKRKLDKYRKSPQFKKMFDKADAVFPRIGLENAGGLDPVMVEYYEKIGYLPEAILNSLARLGWSLDDKTEFMSLDTIVENFTLDRIVKAAAGLDPDKLLNFQSHWMNQLSLEEKIEHCSPYLEKAGLVEDASQPEVKERISRVIVGMEDRLKVSSDILEFDEFFVADDQLEYDEKAFKKRIQKSEEAVILLEKFKEQLAQTDDFSAAALDQLLHDFVEAEGIGMGQIIHALRVAVSGKGTGIGMFDCLSILGKESCLRRIDRAIGLTQNV from the coding sequence ATGAGTACTGTTCGAACGCGTTTTGCTCCCAGTCCTACCGGCTATATGCACATTGGAGGCATGCGGACCGCGCTCTTCAACTGGCTCTGGGCAAGGCACAATGGGGGGCAGTTTATACTCCGCATTGACGATACTGACCAGGAACGTAACTTATCTGAAGCGCTGGGGCCCATTCTGCAGGCCTTCAAATGGCTGGGACTCGACTGGGATGAAGGTCCCGAAGTGGGTGGCGAGTATGGACCCTACTTTCAGTCTGAACGAAATGAACTGTATCGGGCCGCAGTTGACCAGTTGCTGGCAGCCGGGAAGGCGTATCGCGATTATGATACCCCCGAGCAGATTCAGGCCGACCGCGAAGCCGCCAGTCGGGAGAAGAAAAACTACCTGAATATTCGTCGTTCGCTGGAACTGACCGAGAGTGAACAGGAACAGTATGCAGCAGAAGGACGACCGTCGGTAGTGCGTCTGCTGGTTCCCCGTGATCAGAAAATTCAGATTGATGATGCCGTGCGTGGCCACGTGGAATTCGATGCCGGTCTGATGCCTGATCCGGTGATTCTCCGCGGTAACGGAACGCCGCTGTACAATCTGGCGACGGTCATTGATGATGCCCAGATGCAGATTTCGCACGTGATTCGAGCGGAAGAGCATCTTTCCAATACCCCGGTCCAGGTACTGATTTATCAGGCGCTGGGATATGAACTGCCTCAATTTGCCCACATCCCATTTGTCGCGGCACCCGGCGGGAAAGAAAAACTGAGCAAGCGTAAGCTCGATAAATACCGCAAGAGTCCGCAGTTCAAGAAAATGTTCGATAAGGCGGATGCCGTCTTCCCGCGGATTGGCCTGGAGAACGCCGGTGGACTGGATCCGGTCATGGTCGAATATTACGAAAAGATCGGCTACCTGCCCGAAGCGATTCTGAACTCTCTGGCGCGACTGGGCTGGTCGTTGGATGATAAGACAGAATTTATGTCATTGGACACTATTGTCGAGAACTTTACCCTCGATCGGATTGTCAAAGCTGCTGCAGGCCTGGATCCCGATAAGTTACTCAACTTTCAGTCACACTGGATGAACCAACTGTCGCTGGAAGAGAAAATCGAACATTGCAGCCCCTATCTGGAGAAAGCGGGTCTGGTGGAAGATGCCAGCCAGCCTGAAGTGAAAGAGCGAATCAGTCGCGTAATTGTCGGCATGGAAGATCGATTGAAAGTGTCCAGTGATATTCTGGAGTTCGACGAGTTTTTTGTGGCCGACGATCAACTGGAATACGATGAAAAAGCCTTTAAAAAGCGGATTCAGAAATCGGAAGAAGCAGTCATTTTGCTGGAGAAATTTAAGGAGCAGTTGGCTCAGACCGACGATTTTTCAGCAGCGGCCCTTGACCAGCTACTGCATGATTTTGTGGAAGCCGAAGGGATTGGCATGGGGCAGATCATTCATGCTCTGAGAGTTG